One region of Jatrophihabitans cynanchi genomic DNA includes:
- the mshD gene encoding mycothiol synthase: MAVDVSAASSLGPDDRAAVHALADRISDAAGAPALSDQALTQLAEPGVRHLLARDGTALAGYAQLTAGALEVAAEPRAMDALLTAAEGATDGELLVWTHGTHSALAAAVAARSYEPVRVLHQLRRPAEVAVPEHALPPDVRVRPFRVGTDEDAWLRVNAAAFAAHAEQGGWRRPDLTAREREPWFDPAGFFLAWRGDELVGFHWTKVHADGLGEVYVLGVAPAGQGSGLGAALLVIGLRHLAERGCPQVLLYVDESNTAAMRLYERYGFARHDVDRQWRATR, from the coding sequence GTGGCAGTCGACGTCAGCGCAGCGAGCAGCCTCGGCCCCGACGACCGCGCGGCCGTGCACGCTCTCGCCGATCGGATCTCGGACGCCGCGGGTGCGCCCGCGCTGTCCGACCAGGCGCTGACCCAACTGGCCGAGCCGGGCGTGCGGCACCTGCTGGCCCGCGACGGCACGGCGCTCGCCGGGTACGCGCAGCTCACCGCCGGCGCGCTCGAGGTCGCCGCCGAACCGCGCGCGATGGACGCCCTGCTGACGGCGGCGGAGGGCGCCACCGACGGCGAGCTGCTCGTCTGGACGCACGGCACACACAGCGCGCTCGCCGCGGCGGTGGCCGCACGGAGCTACGAACCGGTCCGGGTCCTGCACCAGCTGCGTCGACCCGCCGAGGTAGCCGTCCCGGAGCACGCGCTGCCGCCGGACGTCCGGGTCCGCCCGTTCCGGGTGGGGACGGACGAGGACGCCTGGCTGCGCGTGAACGCCGCAGCGTTCGCTGCGCACGCCGAGCAGGGCGGCTGGCGCCGGCCCGACCTCACGGCACGCGAGCGGGAACCGTGGTTCGACCCGGCCGGCTTCTTCCTCGCCTGGCGCGGCGACGAACTGGTCGGGTTCCACTGGACGAAGGTGCACGCCGACGGTCTCGGTGAGGTGTACGTGCTCGGCGTCGCGCCCGCCGGGCAGGGCTCCGGCCTGGGCGCGGCGCTGCTGGTGATCGGGCTGCGGCACCTGGCCGAGCGCGGCTGCCCGCAGGTGCTGCTGTACGTCGACGAGTCCAACACCGCCGCGATGCGCCTCTACGAGCGGTACGGATTCGCCCGTCACGACGTCGACAGGCAGTGGCGCGCCACTCGGTAA
- the pstB gene encoding phosphate ABC transporter ATP-binding protein PstB → MAQSIEAHDLNIYYGKFLAVSEVNLTIAPRSVTAFIGPSGCGKSTVLRTLNRMHEVIAGARVEGTVLLDGEDIYDNRVDPVDVRRTVGMVFQRPNPFPTMSIYDNVVAGLKLQNGRTKKADLDTVVERSLRGANLWEEVKDRLAKPGSGLSGGQQQRLCIARAIAVEPAVLLMDEPCSALDPISTLAIEDLIQQLKTKYTIVIVTHNMQQAARVSERTAFFNLAGIGRPGQLVEMDDTQTIFSNPSDRRTEDYISGRFG, encoded by the coding sequence ATGGCACAGAGCATCGAGGCGCACGACCTGAACATCTATTACGGCAAGTTCCTCGCCGTCAGCGAGGTGAATCTCACGATTGCGCCGCGCTCGGTGACCGCCTTCATCGGGCCGTCCGGCTGCGGCAAGTCGACCGTGCTGCGCACGCTCAACCGCATGCACGAGGTGATCGCCGGCGCGCGGGTCGAGGGCACGGTACTGCTGGACGGCGAGGACATCTACGACAACCGGGTGGACCCGGTCGACGTGCGCCGCACCGTCGGCATGGTGTTCCAGCGGCCGAACCCGTTCCCGACCATGTCGATCTACGACAACGTGGTGGCCGGGCTGAAGCTGCAGAACGGCCGGACGAAGAAGGCCGACCTCGACACCGTGGTCGAGCGTTCACTGCGTGGCGCGAACCTGTGGGAGGAGGTCAAGGACCGGCTGGCCAAGCCCGGCTCGGGACTGTCCGGCGGTCAGCAGCAGCGGCTGTGTATCGCGCGAGCGATCGCCGTCGAGCCCGCGGTGCTGCTGATGGACGAGCCCTGCTCGGCGCTCGACCCCATCTCCACGCTGGCGATCGAGGACCTCATTCAGCAGCTCAAGACGAAGTACACGATCGTGATCGTCACGCACAACATGCAGCAGGCGGCGCGGGTGTCCGAGCGCACCGCGTTCTTCAACCTCGCCGGCATCGGCCGGCCCGGCCAACTGGTCGAGATGGACGACACCCAGACGATCTTCTCCAACCCGTCCGACCGGCGCACCGAGGACTACATCTCCGGCCGCTTCGGCTGA
- a CDS encoding type II toxin-antitoxin system PemK/MazF family toxin, whose amino-acid sequence MRGDVHRLRAPRASRGHEQCGPRYAVVVQSDVLPLSTLLVAPTSTSARAASFRPEIVLEGTTTRVLVEQSAAVDPSRLGEHVGQLSFDELRQVDAALRLVFEL is encoded by the coding sequence GTGCGTGGTGACGTCCATCGGCTCAGGGCGCCACGAGCGAGCCGCGGCCACGAGCAATGTGGCCCGCGCTACGCCGTCGTCGTTCAGTCCGACGTCCTACCGCTGTCGACACTGCTGGTCGCCCCGACCTCGACTTCGGCACGGGCCGCGAGCTTTCGCCCGGAAATAGTGCTCGAGGGAACGACCACCCGCGTGCTGGTCGAACAGAGCGCCGCCGTGGACCCCAGCCGCCTCGGAGAGCACGTCGGACAGCTCAGCTTCGACGAACTCAGACAGGTCGACGCTGCCCTGCGACTCGTCTTCGAGCTGTAG
- the phoU gene encoding phosphate signaling complex protein PhoU: protein MRDIYHDELDDIGKQVIEMAKLVAVAMDDATQALLDANLALAEQIMTGDRRVDALRVELEDRCFQLIAQQQPVATDLRVLISTIHLAGDLERMGDLAHHVAKIARLRYPEAAVPDQSRDVISQMGAVALSLVHKVADVVDGRDVALAQAIEAEDDSMDALRRKLFTLVLSPNWASGTEAAIDVTLLGRYYERYADHAVAVARRTSFIVTGQRP, encoded by the coding sequence ATGCGCGACATCTACCACGACGAACTGGACGACATCGGCAAGCAGGTGATCGAGATGGCCAAGCTGGTGGCCGTCGCGATGGATGACGCCACGCAGGCGCTGCTGGACGCGAACCTCGCGCTGGCCGAGCAGATCATGACCGGCGACAGGCGGGTGGACGCGCTGCGCGTCGAGCTGGAGGACCGCTGCTTCCAACTCATCGCGCAGCAGCAGCCGGTGGCGACGGATCTGCGTGTGCTGATCAGCACGATCCACCTGGCCGGTGACCTGGAGCGGATGGGCGACCTCGCGCACCACGTCGCGAAGATCGCCCGGCTGCGTTACCCCGAGGCCGCGGTGCCCGACCAGTCCCGCGACGTGATCTCGCAGATGGGCGCCGTCGCGCTGTCGTTGGTGCACAAGGTGGCCGACGTCGTCGACGGTCGCGACGTCGCGCTGGCCCAGGCGATCGAGGCCGAGGACGACTCGATGGACGCGCTGCGACGCAAGCTGTTCACGCTGGTGCTCTCGCCGAACTGGGCGTCGGGTACCGAGGCGGCGATCGACGTGACCCTGCTCGGCCGCTACTACGAGCGGTACGCCGATCACGCGGTGGCGGTGGCGCGGCGCACCAGCTTCATCGTCACCGGCCAACGGCCCTGA
- a CDS encoding choice-of-anchor G family protein, with product MSPTFQPTVPTVPTVRPPRRPSLRALAGTVTVALALVALAAPDAGATAATPDAQSVGNFLDATLGGAPLDRVAALEYARARVPGSTSAQNPLDATVLDSVRLPLTGAVQLPQLLGVRLGAVNQVAVAKKDGYSYGAAGAVRNSGGVSIGGDNAAYPADARIELTASGLGGNAVALPGGGSADALGGITLTTGAVSALAQTPAGHGKPGTTAYQIAGLDLELGSPALGQLLGGVLRSTTTVLRQVATAAGAVTGTLTGCDLTSGAVPSRISLEKGAVVLDPATATITVSLARLLDVLGLNLNALPANTDVLGYLLGYLADPNGLAKGIQGVVDGLVDPMVAKYQQCSGALNALGPLAAPLQTLLDTLIGGKKTLEDTASGLAAALTGAAGANPLAPIATLLDRLLDVGVNVQPNGPAGPKGAAFTDPLAATPKQGTAVVAGQTIVRALEVTVAAGAERDGILTLALANAAAGPSAASPAAAPSHGVDAATAGPAAVPTAVPAGLGAHGTPAAPIALLLAGLVLAGAGLVSWRIRGRRVL from the coding sequence ATGTCCCCCACGTTCCAGCCCACCGTCCCCACCGTGCCCACCGTCCGACCGCCTCGCAGGCCTTCGCTCCGGGCGCTCGCCGGCACGGTCACGGTGGCCCTGGCGCTCGTCGCCCTCGCCGCGCCGGACGCCGGCGCGACCGCGGCGACGCCCGACGCGCAGTCCGTCGGCAACTTCCTCGACGCGACGCTGGGCGGCGCGCCGCTGGACCGGGTCGCCGCGCTGGAGTACGCGCGGGCCCGCGTCCCGGGGTCGACGAGTGCGCAGAACCCGCTCGACGCCACCGTCCTGGACTCGGTGCGCCTGCCGCTGACCGGCGCCGTGCAGCTACCGCAACTGCTCGGGGTCCGGCTGGGTGCCGTCAACCAGGTCGCCGTCGCCAAGAAGGACGGCTACTCGTACGGCGCCGCCGGCGCGGTGCGCAACTCCGGCGGGGTGTCGATCGGCGGCGACAACGCCGCCTACCCTGCCGACGCGCGGATCGAGTTGACCGCGTCGGGCCTCGGCGGCAACGCCGTCGCGCTGCCCGGCGGCGGCAGCGCCGACGCCCTCGGCGGCATCACGCTGACGACCGGCGCGGTGTCCGCGCTCGCCCAGACCCCGGCCGGCCATGGCAAGCCGGGCACGACCGCCTACCAGATCGCCGGCCTCGACCTGGAACTCGGCTCGCCGGCGTTGGGGCAGTTGCTCGGCGGGGTCCTGCGCAGCACGACGACCGTGCTGCGGCAGGTCGCGACCGCCGCCGGCGCGGTGACCGGCACGCTGACCGGGTGCGACCTGACGTCCGGCGCCGTCCCGTCCCGGATCAGCTTGGAGAAGGGCGCGGTCGTGCTCGACCCGGCCACGGCGACGATCACCGTGTCGCTGGCCCGGCTGCTGGACGTGCTCGGGCTGAACTTGAACGCGCTGCCTGCGAACACCGACGTGCTCGGCTACCTGCTCGGCTACCTGGCCGATCCGAACGGGCTGGCCAAGGGCATCCAGGGCGTGGTCGACGGGCTCGTCGACCCGATGGTGGCGAAGTACCAGCAATGCTCGGGTGCCCTGAACGCGCTCGGCCCACTGGCCGCGCCGCTGCAGACGCTGCTGGACACGCTGATCGGCGGCAAGAAGACACTCGAGGACACCGCCAGCGGCCTTGCCGCCGCGCTCACCGGTGCAGCCGGCGCGAACCCGCTCGCGCCGATCGCGACGTTGCTGGACCGGCTACTGGACGTTGGCGTGAACGTGCAGCCGAACGGCCCGGCCGGCCCCAAGGGCGCCGCGTTCACCGATCCCCTGGCGGCCACGCCGAAGCAGGGCACCGCGGTGGTGGCCGGCCAGACGATCGTGCGAGCGCTGGAAGTCACCGTGGCCGCAGGCGCCGAGCGCGACGGGATCCTGACACTCGCCCTGGCCAACGCGGCCGCCGGACCGAGTGCGGCGTCTCCGGCGGCGGCACCCTCACACGGCGTGGACGCGGCGACTGCAGGGCCGGCCGCTGTGCCGACCGCCGTGCCGGCCGGGCTCGGCGCCCACGGCACGCCGGCTGCGCCGATCGCCCTGCTGCTGGCCGGGCTGGTCCTGGCCGGCGCCGGGCTGGTGAGCTGGCGGATTCGCGGACGCCGGGTGCTGTGA
- the pstA gene encoding phosphate ABC transporter permease PstA, with product MSTLAVRKVKNATATAAVTACFLIAMVPLAWLLWTVISKGWRQVASASWWTQTQRSKTPGDPGGGMLHALVGTLEQVALCTAISVPIALCVGIYLVEYGRGAFARVTTFMVDILTGIPSIVAALFIYALFISTFHQVRSGWLVSLALVILMVPVIVRTTEEMLKLVPDELREASYALGVPKWKTIVHVVLPTAFTGLVTGVVLGIARVAGETAPLLILVGYSNSLNTDLFNGFQGSLPTMINDQFTNLNHATGTSAYHLDVNGNRVAGAVANYAPDRMWGTALTLIIIVLALNMFARFLGRFTKTAE from the coding sequence ATGAGCACCCTGGCCGTACGCAAGGTGAAGAACGCGACCGCGACCGCCGCGGTCACGGCCTGTTTCCTGATCGCGATGGTCCCGCTGGCCTGGCTGCTGTGGACCGTGATCAGCAAGGGCTGGCGCCAGGTCGCGTCGGCGTCGTGGTGGACCCAGACGCAGCGCAGCAAGACACCTGGCGACCCCGGCGGCGGCATGTTGCACGCACTCGTCGGCACGCTCGAGCAGGTCGCGCTCTGCACGGCGATCTCGGTACCGATCGCGTTGTGCGTAGGGATCTACCTGGTCGAGTACGGGCGCGGCGCGTTCGCACGGGTGACGACGTTCATGGTCGACATCCTGACCGGGATCCCGTCGATCGTTGCGGCGCTGTTCATCTACGCGCTGTTCATCTCGACGTTCCACCAGGTGCGCTCGGGCTGGCTGGTCTCGCTCGCCCTGGTGATCCTGATGGTGCCGGTGATCGTGCGCACCACCGAGGAGATGCTCAAGCTGGTGCCGGACGAGCTGCGCGAGGCCTCGTACGCGCTCGGCGTGCCCAAGTGGAAGACGATCGTGCACGTCGTGCTGCCCACGGCGTTCACCGGCCTGGTGACCGGCGTCGTGCTGGGCATTGCGCGCGTGGCCGGCGAGACCGCACCGCTGCTGATCCTGGTGGGCTACTCCAACAGCCTGAACACCGATCTGTTCAACGGGTTCCAGGGCTCGTTGCCGACGATGATCAATGACCAGTTCACCAACCTGAACCACGCCACGGGTACGAGCGCGTACCACCTGGACGTGAACGGCAACAGGGTCGCCGGCGCCGTCGCCAACTACGCCCCGGACCGGATGTGGGGCACCGCGCTCACGCTGATCATCATCGTGCTCGCGCTGAACATGTTCGCCCGCTTCCTCGGGCGATTCACCAAGACTGCCGAGTAG
- a CDS encoding response regulator transcription factor — translation MDLSLLTTASQPTTEVLPALGLLPHRVSVLPLDAAALVDRNAGDVILLDARRDLAAARTFTRVLAAAELAVPVIAVLTEGGLIAVSAEWAVDDFVLDTAGPAELDARLRLAVERTTLRENPTPDQVDIGELTIDESTYSARLSGTPLDLTYKEFELLKFLAQHPGRVFSRSHLVQEVWGYDYFGGTRTVDVHVRRLRAKLGPEHDAMIGTVRNVGYKFVRPPEPSGRAGHESASRDPAADPGR, via the coding sequence GTGGACCTCAGCCTGCTCACCACCGCCAGCCAGCCGACCACCGAAGTACTGCCCGCCCTCGGCCTGCTGCCGCACCGGGTGAGCGTCCTGCCGTTGGACGCCGCCGCGCTCGTCGACCGCAACGCCGGGGACGTGATCCTGCTCGACGCCCGCCGCGATCTCGCTGCTGCCCGCACGTTCACCCGGGTGCTCGCCGCCGCCGAGCTCGCCGTGCCGGTGATCGCGGTGCTGACCGAGGGCGGCCTGATCGCGGTGTCCGCCGAGTGGGCCGTCGATGACTTCGTGCTGGACACCGCCGGTCCCGCCGAGCTGGACGCCCGGCTGCGGCTGGCCGTGGAACGCACCACCCTGCGGGAGAACCCGACGCCGGATCAGGTCGACATCGGCGAACTGACGATCGACGAGAGCACCTACAGCGCACGGCTGTCCGGTACCCCGCTCGACCTGACCTACAAGGAGTTCGAGCTGCTGAAGTTCCTCGCCCAGCACCCCGGCCGGGTGTTCAGCCGCTCGCACCTCGTCCAGGAGGTCTGGGGCTATGACTACTTCGGCGGCACGCGCACCGTCGACGTGCACGTTCGCCGGCTGCGCGCCAAGCTCGGACCCGAGCACGACGCGATGATCGGCACCGTGCGCAACGTCGGCTACAAGTTCGTCCGCCCGCCCGAACCGTCCGGTCGCGCCGGTCACGAGTCGGCCAGCCGCGATCCGGCGGCGGACCCGGGCCGCTAG
- the pstS gene encoding phosphate ABC transporter substrate-binding protein PstS — protein MKLNRTGVATGLLAGAIALAACSSSANGGSNDNPPANTGARTSASSTPSGQDCPSGTLNAEGSTAQTNAINQWIKDYQSACSGATVNYNPTGSGAGITAFTAGQVDFAGSDSALDPGKGEVAAAQQRCASTPLDLPMVVGPVAIAYKLKGVDKLIVNGELIAKIFLGKVTTWNDPAISALNPGVTLPSTKISVFYRSDSSGTTQNFEKYLAATAPGIFTAKPDKDSSKAGFAGQGKAKSQGVADAIAATEGGIGYDEYSFAVASGLSTAQIDNGGGPVELSKETASTAAGAAKVVGTGNDLSLQIDYATKTPGAYPLILVTYEIACSKYSDPTAGAFVKSFLSYASGGGQNGLAQLGYAPLPSELQAKVQAAVATIR, from the coding sequence GTGAAGCTGAACCGAACCGGCGTGGCAACAGGACTGCTCGCCGGGGCGATCGCGCTCGCGGCGTGCAGTAGCAGCGCGAACGGCGGCAGCAACGACAACCCGCCGGCGAACACGGGCGCCCGGACGTCCGCGTCGTCGACCCCGTCCGGCCAGGACTGCCCGAGCGGCACGTTGAACGCCGAAGGCTCGACGGCGCAGACGAACGCGATCAACCAGTGGATCAAGGACTACCAGAGCGCCTGCAGCGGGGCCACCGTCAACTACAACCCGACCGGATCGGGCGCGGGGATCACCGCCTTCACCGCCGGCCAGGTCGACTTCGCCGGCTCGGACTCCGCGCTCGACCCGGGCAAGGGTGAGGTCGCGGCGGCGCAGCAGCGCTGCGCGAGCACACCACTCGACCTGCCGATGGTGGTCGGCCCGGTGGCCATCGCCTACAAGCTCAAGGGCGTCGACAAGCTGATCGTCAACGGTGAGCTGATCGCCAAGATCTTCCTGGGCAAGGTCACCACCTGGAACGACCCGGCGATCTCGGCGCTCAACCCGGGCGTGACGCTGCCGAGCACGAAGATCTCGGTCTTCTACCGCTCGGACTCCTCGGGTACGACTCAGAACTTCGAGAAGTACCTGGCGGCGACGGCGCCCGGCATCTTCACCGCCAAGCCGGACAAGGACAGCTCGAAGGCCGGCTTCGCGGGGCAGGGCAAGGCGAAGTCGCAGGGCGTCGCCGACGCGATCGCCGCGACCGAGGGCGGGATCGGGTACGACGAGTACTCCTTCGCCGTCGCGAGCGGGCTGTCCACCGCCCAGATCGACAACGGCGGCGGGCCGGTCGAACTGTCCAAGGAGACGGCCAGCACGGCCGCCGGTGCCGCCAAGGTAGTGGGCACCGGCAACGACCTGAGCCTGCAGATCGACTACGCGACCAAGACGCCCGGGGCGTACCCGCTGATCCTGGTCACGTACGAGATCGCGTGCAGCAAGTACAGCGACCCGACCGCGGGCGCGTTCGTGAAGTCCTTCCTCAGCTACGCCTCCGGCGGCGGTCAGAACGGGCTGGCCCAGCTCGGCTACGCGCCGCTGCCGAGCGAACTGCAGGCCAAGGTACAGGCCGCGGTCGCGACGATCCGCTGA
- the pstC gene encoding phosphate ABC transporter permease subunit PstC: MAKEEVLVGDSTQVPTSTTMPLEETTVAPDTETESELVPGGLARRTRTSGLGERLFRLLTGGSAAFVVVLVVLVAVFLLARSVPSIRADKVNFLTSTEWAPTAGNLRFGVAALLYTTVVISLVAMVIAVPIAVGIALFITHYAPRRLARPTAHAIDLLAAIPSIIYGIWGARVLAPQLTGVQDALYHLGGFGLFKDKNVPTGSLFDGGVVLAVMILPIISAISRDVYARTPRQNIEAAWALGATKWEMIRLAVLPYGRAGVVSGAMLGLGRALGETLAVYLILSKVSVFSPSLFSGGETFASKIANNSSEFNNPASTGAYIAAGLVLFVLTFVVNAAARWIVRERT; encoded by the coding sequence ATGGCGAAGGAGGAGGTGCTGGTGGGCGACTCGACGCAGGTGCCCACCAGCACCACCATGCCGCTCGAGGAGACCACCGTCGCCCCGGACACCGAGACCGAGAGCGAGCTGGTGCCCGGCGGCCTTGCGCGACGGACCCGCACGAGCGGCCTGGGCGAGCGTCTCTTCCGCCTGCTGACGGGCGGTTCCGCCGCGTTCGTGGTCGTGCTCGTCGTGCTCGTCGCGGTGTTCCTGCTGGCCCGGTCCGTCCCGTCGATCCGCGCCGACAAGGTCAACTTCCTCACCTCGACGGAGTGGGCGCCCACCGCCGGGAACCTGCGCTTCGGCGTCGCCGCCCTGCTCTACACGACCGTCGTCATCTCGCTCGTCGCGATGGTGATCGCGGTGCCGATCGCGGTGGGTATCGCGCTGTTCATCACGCACTACGCCCCGCGCCGCCTGGCCCGGCCGACCGCGCACGCGATCGACCTGCTCGCGGCGATCCCGTCGATCATCTACGGCATCTGGGGCGCCCGGGTGCTGGCACCTCAGCTGACCGGCGTTCAGGACGCGCTGTACCACCTCGGCGGATTCGGGTTGTTCAAGGACAAGAACGTGCCGACCGGCAGCCTGTTCGACGGCGGCGTGGTACTGGCGGTGATGATCTTGCCGATCATCTCCGCGATCAGCAGGGACGTCTACGCGCGAACGCCGCGGCAGAACATCGAGGCGGCGTGGGCACTCGGCGCGACGAAGTGGGAGATGATCCGGTTGGCGGTGCTGCCCTACGGCCGGGCCGGCGTCGTCAGTGGCGCGATGCTCGGCCTCGGTCGCGCGCTCGGCGAGACCCTCGCCGTCTACCTGATCCTGTCCAAGGTCAGCGTGTTCTCGCCGTCCCTGTTCAGCGGCGGCGAGACGTTCGCGTCGAAGATCGCCAACAACTCCAGCGAGTTCAACAACCCGGCCTCGACCGGCGCGTACATCGCCGCAGGCTTGGTGCTGTTCGTGCTGACCTTCGTGGTGAACGCTGCCGCCCGCTGGATCGTCCGGGAGCGAACATGA
- a CDS encoding FAD-dependent oxidoreductase, which produces MTDYDVLVIGSGFGGSVTALRLTEKGYRVGVLEAGQRFTSETLPKNSWHLRRFLWAPRLGCTGLQRIHLLKDCVILAGAGVGGGSLNYANTLYEPLQPFYDDPQWAHITDWRAELAPHYEQAKRMLGVVTNPTMTPSDHEMQRLADQFGKGETFHRTPVGVFFGRDGAQEPGTTVPDPFFGGVGPERTGCIQCGECMTGCRHGAKNTLTTNYLALAEHAGAVVHPLTTVTGVRPLRGEHGGYAVTAVRTGAWLAGRTRQTFTADQVVFSAGTYNTQKLLHELRATTLPDISPRLGELSRTNSESLLGVRMAKPAHDYTQGVAITSSWHPDEATHIEPVRYGKGSNAMGLLNTVMTDGGTRRERWTQLALALLRRPAQLRMLVPRKWSERVIILLVMQSLNNSITVFRKKSGRLSSRQGVGEPNPTWIPAANRAAAQLAESVGGMAGGTWGDLMNIPMTAHFIGGCAIGDSPQSGVIDPYQRLYGYPGLHVVDGSALTANLGVNPSLSITAQAERAMALWPNKGEADRRPPLGSRYTRLEPVAPHHPVVPQSAPAALRRLDLGAPTTRSA; this is translated from the coding sequence ATGACGGACTACGACGTGCTGGTGATCGGTTCCGGGTTCGGCGGCAGCGTCACCGCGTTGCGCCTCACCGAGAAGGGCTACCGGGTCGGCGTCCTGGAAGCCGGGCAACGGTTCACGTCCGAGACCCTGCCCAAGAACTCCTGGCATCTGCGCCGGTTCCTGTGGGCACCACGGCTGGGCTGCACCGGCCTGCAGCGCATCCACCTGCTCAAGGACTGCGTGATCCTCGCCGGGGCCGGCGTGGGCGGCGGCTCGCTGAACTACGCGAACACCCTCTACGAGCCGCTGCAGCCGTTCTACGACGACCCGCAGTGGGCGCACATCACCGACTGGCGCGCCGAGCTGGCACCCCACTACGAGCAGGCCAAGCGCATGCTGGGCGTGGTCACCAACCCGACGATGACGCCGAGCGATCACGAGATGCAGCGGCTGGCCGACCAGTTCGGCAAGGGCGAGACGTTCCACCGCACGCCCGTCGGCGTGTTCTTCGGTCGCGACGGAGCGCAGGAGCCCGGCACGACGGTGCCCGATCCGTTCTTCGGCGGCGTCGGCCCGGAACGCACCGGGTGCATCCAGTGTGGCGAGTGCATGACCGGCTGCCGGCACGGCGCGAAGAACACCCTGACCACGAACTACCTGGCGCTGGCCGAACACGCCGGCGCGGTCGTGCATCCGCTGACGACCGTGACCGGTGTGCGCCCGCTGCGCGGCGAACACGGCGGCTACGCCGTCACCGCGGTCCGCACCGGCGCGTGGCTGGCCGGACGGACCAGGCAGACCTTCACCGCGGACCAGGTGGTGTTCAGCGCCGGAACCTACAACACCCAGAAGCTGCTGCACGAACTGCGCGCCACCACCTTGCCGGACATCTCGCCGCGCCTGGGCGAGCTCTCGCGCACCAACTCCGAGTCCCTGCTGGGCGTGCGGATGGCCAAGCCCGCGCACGACTACACCCAGGGCGTGGCGATCACCTCGTCGTGGCACCCGGACGAGGCGACGCACATCGAGCCGGTGCGCTACGGCAAGGGCAGCAACGCGATGGGCCTGCTGAACACGGTGATGACCGACGGCGGCACCCGCCGCGAACGCTGGACCCAGCTGGCACTCGCCCTGTTGCGACGGCCGGCGCAGCTGCGCATGCTCGTGCCGCGCAAGTGGTCCGAGCGGGTGATCATCTTGCTGGTGATGCAGTCGCTGAACAACTCGATCACCGTGTTCCGCAAGAAGTCAGGCCGGCTCAGCAGCCGGCAGGGCGTGGGCGAGCCCAACCCGACCTGGATCCCCGCGGCCAACCGGGCCGCGGCGCAGCTCGCCGAGAGCGTCGGCGGCATGGCCGGTGGCACGTGGGGTGATCTGATGAACATCCCGATGACGGCGCACTTCATCGGCGGCTGCGCGATCGGCGACTCGCCGCAGAGCGGTGTCATCGACCCGTACCAGCGGCTCTACGGCTACCCCGGCCTGCACGTCGTCGACGGCTCGGCGCTGACCGCGAACCTCGGCGTCAACCCGTCGCTGTCGATCACCGCCCAGGCCGAGCGGGCGATGGCGCTGTGGCCGAACAAGGGCGAGGCCGACCGGCGGCCGCCGCTCGGCAGCCGGTACACCCGGCTGGAGCCGGTGGCGCCGCACCATCCGGTCGTCCCGCAGAGCGCCCCGGCGGCACTGCGCCGCCTCGATCTGGGGGCGCCGACGACGCGCAGCGCCTGA
- a CDS encoding HAD family hydrolase codes for MVRCKPIDADLAQSLYATESDPDGNAYADDVELLLTTLHRAGIRVAIVSDIHFDIRPSFAARGWIDLVDAWVLSFEVGAAKPDPTVFAAALSALDVDASVTLMVGDRAGFDGAAEQLGITTLLLPPLREPGDCRLHRVLDLAIPGWRRSPANRTDDSPLRPAKL; via the coding sequence ATGGTTCGCTGCAAGCCGATCGATGCTGACCTGGCGCAGTCGTTGTACGCCACCGAGTCCGATCCTGACGGTAACGCGTACGCGGACGACGTCGAGCTCCTGCTCACGACACTGCACAGGGCCGGCATTCGAGTCGCGATCGTGAGCGACATCCACTTCGACATCAGGCCAAGCTTCGCTGCACGGGGCTGGATCGACCTTGTGGACGCATGGGTCTTGTCGTTCGAAGTCGGCGCAGCGAAGCCGGACCCGACCGTCTTTGCCGCTGCTCTCAGCGCCCTCGACGTCGATGCTTCGGTGACCCTGATGGTCGGCGATCGCGCTGGTTTCGACGGCGCGGCGGAGCAATTGGGGATCACGACACTTCTCCTTCCACCGCTGCGTGAGCCGGGCGACTGCCGACTCCATCGTGTGCTCGATCTCGCGATCCCAGGCTGGCGACGCTCGCCTGCGAACCGCACTGACGACTCGCCTCTCCGGCCCGCGAAACTCTAG